From Cloacibacillus sp.:
TATACGAGCCGGCTAATTTTTACAGACGTCTTGCGGCCTTCGCTCAATACGAGCCGGAGGCCTGGCGTAAAATCCCGCAAGAGACGCGCGCCTTGATGGACGAATGGTATGTGCGCGAATACATTGACAGGGCGCGCCCACGTCTTGAGAGCGCGCTGAAAGATGGCGAGCTTATTGAGAACGCCTTTTTCTTTACGCTTGATGAAACTCTTGAACTAATTGATTCAATGCCTTTTCTTCCCTATGTTGTTCCATGTAATTGTAAGAGCGTCGCTATGGCCTGCGAAAAGCCGTGCGAGGTGTGTATTCTTTTTAACCGCGGCATAAATTCCGAGTGGGACAGGGGACATGGGCGAGAACTTTCTAAAGAAGAGGCAAAGGCGGTCGCGCGCAGGGCTGATAAAAACGGACTGATGCACACCTCCGAGGAAATGGTCGCTATCTGCCATTGTTGCGGGGACTGCTGTTACCCTATTCGCGCCTCAAAAATGTTGGGAACAAAAGGTCTCTGGCCAAAACAGAGATACCGTATCATGTGGCACGAAGAAAAATGTGTATCATGCGGTAGTTGCGCCGCCGCTTGTAATTTTGGGGCGTTTAAGCGCAATGGGAAACAGATGATGTTTGAAGAAAGGGAATGCTGGGGCTGCACGATTTGTGCCGGCAGCTGCCCTGTGCAAGCCATTTCGATAGAAAAAATCCAAAAGTAGGGAGTGTTTCTTCATGTTGACCGGAATTGATAACATTGTAATCGTCTTTACTGTTTTTGCTGTACTTGGGATAGGCTATTATTTCTCAAAATCAATCACTGATATGGAAAGCTATTATCTGGCGAATCGGAGCCTACCCTGGTCTTTGGTCGTTGGCACTCTCGTTGCTTCATGGTACGGCGGTGTGGGGGTTGTTGGCACCATCGGCTATGCCTCTGTCTTTGGTATGGCGACATGGTTCATCTGGTCCATTGGAGCTCACGCTGTACGGTTTCCCCTTGCTTTATGGGTCGGGCCGCGCATCCATGTTCGCTCCGACGTTACTATTCCAGACGTCATCAATCACGCCTACGGCAAGCTGGCGGCTATAATCGCATCGGTCTTTCTCTTCATGTATTGTTCGCAGATAGGCGAAATCACGGCGACGGGCTTCATCGGAGAGGCAGCTTGGGGGGTCAATAAGATTTATTTGGGGATTTTTGTCGTGGTGCTTACCATAGCCCTTACCTGTCTTGGTGGCCTGATGGGTGTCGCTGTCACGGACATGATATTCTTTTTCTTTNNNNNNNNNNACGAGCGTCTGCATGGTATTTCCAGATATATACACCGGCGTTGGCGGTATGGCCGGCATCCGCGCGGCCACGGCGAGCGATCCGAATTTTACCAGTCCAATCGCTGGGATGAGTTTCACAAAGGCTTTGATGCTGATTATCCTATGTATCAACG
This genomic window contains:
- a CDS encoding 4Fe-4S dicluster-binding protein, which codes for MTRKKYGEAELCVLAADITPSPKNFIREAYSRSVLNKILVENVLLYEPANFYRRLAAFAQYEPEAWRKIPQETRALMDEWYVREYIDRARPRLESALKDGELIENAFFFTLDETLELIDSMPFLPYVVPCNCKSVAMACEKPCEVCILFNRGINSEWDRGHGRELSKEEAKAVARRADKNGLMHTSEEMVAICHCCGDCCYPIRASKMLGTKGLWPKQRYRIMWHEEKCVSCGSCAAACNFGAFKRNGKQMMFEERECWGCTICAGSCPVQAISIEKIQK
- a CDS encoding sodium:solute symporter family protein; amino-acid sequence: MVVGTLVASWYGGVGVVGTIGYASVFGMATWFIWSIGAHAVRFPLALWVGPRIHVRSDVTIPDVINHAYGKLAAIIASVFLFMYCSQIGEITATGFIGEAAWGVNKIYLGIFVVVLTIALTCLGGLMGVAVTDMIFFFF